GCCTAGCCGTGGAGGCATCCCAAACATTCGAAAGAGCTGTTGCTCGTGGAGCCATTGTTGCTCAGTCTGTTGCTATGGTTCTTGAAAAACGACGTGTTCAGGGCCCGAATCTGAGTGCGACAAGTGGGGATCCTGTATTGGAGGGAGAAGCCAGTGATGAACAAGCCGCTGAAGGGATTGAGTTCAGGGGAATCCTTAATCTTGCGGAGACATTAGCTCATTCTGGAGATCCTCAAGTGAGGGGATTTGTTAAAATGCTATACACGATATTATTCAAATGGTTTCCTGATCAGCCCTTTAGAGTTCAAATGTTGACGAGACTTGTAGATAGATTCACCAGCCGTGCGAGTGGCAGCAATGAGTTAGACCTGGAGTTGGAGGTTCTTGCTATTCTGATTTTTCAGGAACAAGAGGTTGCGAGACCCGTTTTAGCCATGCTTAAAAAGGTTGTGGAACATGCAAATATTGACAGGGCGGCTCTGTGGCATCAACTGCGCGCAAACAAGGAAGAGCTTGTCAGATTGAAGGAAGAAAAGAAGACAGAGATTCAAGTTCTGGCAAAAGAAAAATCTGCCATCGCACAAAAATTAAGCGAATCTGAGGCTGCAAACACCCGTCTTAAGGTATGTGATTACTTCAAATTTTTGTGTGTCGCAAGAGTGTGATTATACATCTTATTGTCACTGTATTATATGGCAGTCTGAAATGAAAGCTGAGACGGACCGGTTTGCTCGGGAAAAGAAGGATCTGGTAGAACAGTTTCGGGATGTGGAAAGTCAACTGGAGTGGGTTCGATCAGAACGTGAAGATGAGATAGCTAAGCTCTCGTCTGATAAGAAAAGCCTTCTGAATCGCCTTCACGAGGCAGAGACGCAACTTTCTTTGCTTAAAACCCGAAAGCATGATGAACTTAAGGTATGGATGAGCCTTGTTTGATTATATCtcttttactctattatattTGTAAGACTCCAGATTGCATTGTTCACTTAACAAGATGCCATTTTCtttgtgaataaaaaaaaaaacagaaggtaGGGAAAGAGAAAACTGCTCTAACGGAGAAGCTAAAGGTAACAGAGGCAGCCCGGAAAAGATTTGAAGAAGAGCTGAAACGGTATGCCACAGAGAATGTAACTCGTGAAGAACTCCGTAAGTCACTTGAGGATGAAATCAGGCGACTGACACAGACATTGGGGCAAACGCAAGAAGAGAAACGAAAGAAAGAAGATCAGATTTCTCGGTGTGAAGCTTACATTGATGGAATGGAATCCAAACTCCAAGCTTGCCAGGTTTGCAGAGACAAAGaatatatttcttaaatttgTGTTTCTTCGTTTAGAGCCTCATTAAACTTCTCTTTCAACAGCAATACATTCACACACTCGAATCCTCGCTTCGAGATGAGATTTCAAGACATGCGCCTCTATACGGTGCCAATTTAGACTCTCTATCGATGAAGGAACTTGATACAATAGCTCGGATCCATGAGGAAGGGTTAAGGCAGATCCATGCCCTTCAACAACGTAAAGGAAATGGTTTGCCTCATGGTCTCCCTCACGGTCATACACTTTACCCGACTACACCACCCCAGCTTCCTCCTACGCCAATCGGTTTGCCACCTCAGATTCTTCCTAATGGTTCAGGGGGTCACTCAAACGGACATGTAAACGGTTCGGTCAGGCCTTGGTTTAGCCACCACACCTAAAAAAAAGTACAACTTTTCTTTCACAGGAAAACTACGACAAAAGAATGGCCTCTTCTTGACTTTGTTTTTTGAGAGGTAAATCAATCAACCAATCAACATCATCGATGTTTAGTtttctatatatgtttatttttgtctGAGATTTTCCGAGGGGGTTTTTGGCTGCTAGAACCATTGGGGGAGATCAATGTAGAAgatgaataagaaaaaaatagaagaaggaTACAGATGCACGAATATGTTTGTGAAAGAAAACTATTGTATAAGCTGTTATGCCAATGGAATTAGAGTGGCCGtatgcttcttctttttcgCTGATTCTCTCACATTTCGGGTCATGGATCTTACACCCAAGTCGGGTATAAGATATATAGCTCTGAGAACGACATTTCGTTTGATAATTTTTTGCCGTTCTTAGGATAAGACAAGACTTAAATCTTAGAACATTCTCGTGATACACCTTAATATcatatgctattaaaaaaattcttaaatctTTAGTACATTACGGGTATAAGATCTGTGACCCATGTCATTCTCAATTGCAAAGAATGTGAGATTGTTGAAGACCAGCATGGCCTGACTGTAAACGTAGCATAGAGAAagcacctgaaaaaaaaaacaccaaacatAAAGCCAGCTGCAATATTGGTCTGAAAGTCTCAAAGGATGTCTGATTCACATATTTTGTACTGAAATATGCCACCAACAAGCTTAcgcacatttttttttttttcgcacATTATTTCACGCACTTGTTCGCTCCATTTGATACTCATTTATTATAAAGCTTCATTTGAGCCTCAACTAAGTTTTCCAAATTAACCAAGTCTATGGCACCTACCTCATATGGTAAAAACATGTGGTGTAAGTGCCTAATATATTTGCAGACATGACTTCTTATGGCTAATGCCTCAAAGCTCAGGGAAAGCAGAAATTAGTATCTAAAGCTGACCAGTGTCAGTCAACAAGCTGAGTCAAGAACAAGAGTCTTGAGCATAAGTAAAGAAACCTATCAAGCCCACAAATGTAAAGCATACCCAGTTCCTTTTTTTTAGCATACCCAGTTCCTATTTTCAATTCAACTTGACAtcgttgtttcaaaatataccatgtttgaaattttaaggttaattttattggaaactgttcaaccaataagattttattgtttttttataattggttgaataattttaaaattatctttggtttttagaaaaatgtatttttttaaatctttgtgCACTAAaccaaaacatcatatattgaAACAGAAAtagtattatttataaactaagGGTATGACTGGAATGCAACTTTTGCGTctggtagcggttgttggcaTTGACATTTTGCAACAATCATTCAAATCGCTCCAAACCGTTTCAAACCGCTATAAATCTTATAAATTCAAAAgatggttccagctagcgtttgcgatTGCgagcggttgcgggaggatatatttttttctttttttaaaaaataatataaatacaaaaataaatatattcaataaaaattttaaattagaattataaatatactaaaagtatatattttattttaattaatactataaaatttcaaactaaaaatattttctatatttttaaaaaaattaaaactataactttctaaatataatttttatatttattataatattatatttttgatatttttataattatataaaatgtaaatattgttaatttattatttaaccgctgttgCATTTGGtattaaccagtcataagtatcatGCAAaagcaccaatttctaaccgcagaaccagtcgtacaaatcttttaaaaccgctagaaactgCAGCCGCCCGCATACGCATCTGCAAACTTCTGCAACCGCAACCATTGCATTTGAACCAATCATACCCTAactttctataaatattttataaattatttttaatcatttataaatgatatatgaaagttagtgtaatatttttttttatcacatacTTGTTTTATGAAAATAGTATCAAATTTAtggtaaaattgaatttttttatttaccttTTTACTTGGATTGGATTGGGCGAAGACGCAAAGACCAAAAGTGAAAAGCAAATCAGCTCAGAGCTTCTCAGCCTCTAGGAAGGTTTTAGTTTCGCCTATTCATTAACAACCGGAATCGAAATTAGACTCGTCCGTTTCGGAGCTCACCGTCGACGATGGCGCCAATCATCAGATCTAGCCCCTCTCTCGCTTTCCTCGTTTTGCAGATTAGCTTGATCTTCTTTGCTTCCACTCTCCCATACTCTTCTGGGTAATAATGGATCGCTCTCTTGCTTTTTTTTCCATCGATTTAGCCTTTTCAGAGTTTTAGTAATCAGAGTCTAGTCGATGCAGTTGATATAATTGATTGACTTCGACTTCGCGAATCCGAGAACTTAGCGTAAATCCGAAACTCAAGTTTTCTTTTAAGTTGGTTATTTGTGCAGGTCTGAGGATAGTTACACAATCACTGGTAGAGTGAAGATTCCACCAAGTAGGTTTCAgcgtttttctctctctctcttcgatCTTGTGTTCTTCTTAAACTCCCTGGAACTGATCTACAAGTTATTTTCGTAGGCAACGTGATTGGTCACTTATCAAAGTTCTCAAATGTCAAAGTTATACTCAATGGTGGACAGAGTGTTACGTTTCTCAGGCCTGATGGATATTTCTCTTTGTATCCTTATTCATCATCCTTCTGTTATAAAAATTTCTCTTTTGACTAGAAACAATCAAATATTAGCCTTTGATATTCTATATatgccaaaagaaaaaaaaaatagtttcttgCGGTCCTTGACTAACTGGTTTGTAAAGTCACAAAGTGCCTGCTGGGACTCATTTGATCGAAGTTTCTGCAATGGGCTACTTCTTCTCTCCGGTAAGTTTCTTGTTCTCTGTGTATGTTGTTACTATGTTTTATAAGAACCCTGGTTCTCATACGACGATGGATTAACCCATAATTAGGTACGAGTCGATGTTAGTGCACGGCACCATGGCAAAGTTCATGCAACACTAACCGAAACCAGGAGGAGTCTTACTGAGCTGGTTTTAGAGCCATTGAGGGAAGAGCATTACTACGAGGTGATTGATTCTCTTTTCATTGTTggatattcatttttttctgaTCTAATCTTTGCAAAAAAACTACAGATTCGAGAGCCTTTCTCCATTTTGTCAATTGTGAAGAGTCCGATGGGTCTCATGGTGGGATTCATGGTCGTGGTTGTGTTCCTAATGCCCAAACTGATGGAAAACATAGGTACGCTTCTATAGCCCTCGACTTGTATGCAGAAACTGATAACTTGATAAGCCAATACATTCATCTTCGAGCTTTGCTTGTATAACTTTACATGTATATGATCcagaattgattttttttacccACAATGTGTCATAAACAGAtccagaggagatgaagcaagcaCAAGAGGAAATGAGGAGGCAAGGTGTGCCTTCTCTCTCGAGTTTGTTGCCAGGCGCTGGGGCTAGCCGTTAAAGAGTTTCTCAGTCAGCTCAATGTATCACAAAATGAGCGGAAGAAAGGTATCACGTTCTAGTGAGAGACACACTCATTGTAATAGATTTGTATTGTgtgatagatttgtattaagAACATAGAAAAAAACGAAAATGTAATGCAGTTTAAGAGCAGAACGAACCAATAATTGGAGAGGTTCATGCTCATCATTAAACATCATCACCGCTTCATAATCCTATATATCTGTCAGAGTCTTCATCTTTGTggttgtaatcatatttgtattTGTTGCATGACCAAATGAAGATATGAAAGAGAGATATCTTAACAAACCAAAGGTAATGCTCATGATCCAAAGCAACAGCATGCTCAAAACCAAACGTCCCTGACCTTTTTTATATGCAAAGCAAAATAAGGATCAAATAAGTAAAAATTTCTTtgtaagaaaagaaacaaatcaacTCAACATCTTTTTTTCTCAATGTGTAAGATAACAAACCACAACTTACAAAATTTGGATTTAAGGTTTTACAGCAAAAAGAATGAAGAtctttaaattttatctttaaaattgtACTAAATCTTTTCcatttaatatatactagattttgacccgtgcatTCGCACGGGTGTTTgatttaatataatagatatatgaCTTTTTTACAACATAAATATGTAATGGTTGCACAAACA
The nucleotide sequence above comes from Brassica napus cultivar Da-Ae chromosome A9, Da-Ae, whole genome shotgun sequence. Encoded proteins:
- the LOC106368568 gene encoding ER membrane protein complex subunit 7 homolog; translated protein: MAPIIRSSPSLAFLVLQISLIFFASTLPYSSGSEDSYTITGRVKIPPSNVIGHLSKFSNVKVILNGGQSVTFLRPDGYFSFHKVPAGTHLIEVSAMGYFFSPVRVDVSARHHGKVHATLTETRRSLTELVLEPLREEHYYEIREPFSILSIVKSPMGLMVGFMVVVVFLMPKLMENIDPEEMKQAQEEMRRQGVPSLSSLLPGAGASR